The DNA window TTGAGGTACTTGTACGTGCAGCCGACCGCGAGGTCGACGCCGTGTTCGTCGAGGCCGACGGGAAGGGCGCCCGCGGAGTGGCACAGGTCCCAGACCGTGACCGCGCCGGCGGCGCGGGCGGCGGCCGTCAGGGCCGGGAGGTCGTGCAGCCGGCCGGAGCGGTAGTCGACGTGGTTGAGGAGCACCACGGCGGTGTCCTCGCCGATCGCCCGGGCGGCGGACGGGTCCACCGGGACCACTTCGAGGCCCGTCATCCTGGCCGCCGAGGCGGCTATGTAGCCGTCGGTGGGGAAGGTGGCGGCGTCGACGAGCAGCCGCGTGCGGCCCGGCTCCGCCAGGCGGGCGGCGCCGACCAGGGCCTTGAAGAGGTTGACGCTGGTGGAGTCGCCGACGACCACCTGGCCGGCGGCCGCGCCGATGAGCGGGGCGATCTTGTCGCCGATCCGCTCGGGCGCGGTCCACCAGTCGCTCTCGTCCCAGGAGCGGATGAGGAGCTCGCCCCACTGTCGGGCGACGACGTCGGCGGTGGTCGCGGCGACGCCGGCCGGCAGCGCGCCGAGGCTGTTGCCGTCCAGGTAGACGACGCCCTCGGGCAGGGTGAAGCGCTCCCGGAGCTCGGCCAGGTCGTCGGCGGCGTCCAGGGCGGCGGCCCGGTCGGCGAGGTCCGCCGGCTGCGGGGTCGGGGCCGGGGTCGTGTCAGACATGGCTGCGGGCCGTCCACAGCTCCGGGAAGACGTTCTTGGAGGCGCGCTTCTCCAGCCAGGTGACGCCCGCCGAGCCGCCCGTGCCGGTCTTCGCGCCCATCGCGCGGCGGGTGGCCACGAGGTGGTCGTTGCGCCAGCGCCAGACCAGTTCGGCGACGTCCGTGAGGACCTCGCCCAGCCGGTGCAGGTCCAGGTGCTCGTCCGGGGTGGCGTACAGGCCCGTCCACACGGCCTCGACCTGCGCCGAGGGCTCGTAGCGCTGCGAGAGGTCGCGGTCGAGGACCTCGCCCGGGACCGGCAGGCCGCGGCGGGCCAGCAGGCGCAGGACCTCGTCGTAGAGGCTGGGCTCGTGCAGGGCCTTCTCCAGCTCCGCGTGGACGCGCGGGGCGCCGCGGTGCGGGACGAGCATGGAGGCGGACTTCTCGCCGAGCAGGAACTCCATCCGGCGGTACATCGCCGACTGGAACCCGGAGCCCTCGCCGAGCGCCGAGCGGTAGGAGTTGAACTGGCCCGGGGTGAGCTGGGCGAGCGGGCGCCAGGAGGCGTTGAGGGCCTCCAGTTCGCGGAGGGATCGTTTCAGCGCGTCCATCGCGACCGGGACGCGGTCCTCGCGCAGGGCCTTCGCGGCGGTTTCCCACTCGTGGACGATGACGGTGAACCACAGCTCCATGACCTGGGTGGTGACCAGGAAGACCATCTCGCCCGGGTCGTCCGAGCGGAGGTGCTGGAGGTGGGTGAGGACGTCCGCCTGGACGTAGTCCTCGTACGGGGTCGTGCCGGCGAAGTCGAGGTTCGGGGTGTCCGAACCGGCTCCGGAGGCATCAAGGGTGTTCGACATCGCTGTCTCCTCGACACGTGCTTCCGGGTAGCGGTCCGCTCCTTCCGTGAGGCAAGTGGAGCCCCGGTCCCCTGCCCGCATCATAGGACCCGGTCGGGGCGGGGCTCCAGCGGGGAGTGGCGTACGTCACATCCCCGTGCTTGGAAACTCAGGCCTGGAGCGCGTCCGCGGCCGTCTGCGAGGAGTCGCGCAGGAAGGTCGAGCACCGCTCGTACTCGTCCTTCTCGCCGATCGCCTCGGCCGCGCGGGCCAGGGCGTTCAGGGCGCGCAGGAAGCCGCGGTTCGGCTCGTGCTCCCACGGCACGGGGCCGTGGCCCTTCCAGCCGGCCCGGCGCAGGGCGTCGAGGCCCCGGTGGTAGCCCGTGCGGGCGTACGCGTACGACTCGACCGTGCGGCCGGCGGCGAAGGCCTCGTCGGCGAGGGTCGCCCAGGCGAGGGAGGAGGTGGGGTGCGCGGCCGCCACCTCGACCGCGGGGGTGCCGGACGCCAGGGCCTCACGGCCGGGCTCGTCGGGGAGGTGGGTGGGGGCGGGGCCCCCGAGCAGGTTCTGGTGAATGGACATGCCCCCAGTCTGGGGTATCCGGGGGCGCGGAAGCCCGAAGGGCCCGGTCCGCCGTCGTGGACGGCGGGCCGGGCCCTTCACCGCGAGCGGTGTGCGCGTACGCGTACCGAACGTACGCGCGCGAGCGCCTACTTCAGCTTGGTGCCCGTGGAGCGCAGGTTGGCGCAGGCCTCGGTGACGCGCGCGGCCATGCCGGCCTCGGCGGCCTTGCCCCAGGTGCGGGGGTCGTACTTGGACTTGGTGCCGACCTCGCCGTCGACCTTCAGCACACCCGCGTAGTTGCTGAACATGTGGTCCACGACGGGGCGGGTGAAGGCGTACTGGGTGTCGGTGTCGAGGTTCATCTTCACGACGCCGTTCTCCAGCGCGGTGGCGATCTCCTCGGCCGTGGAGCCCGAGCCGCCGTGGAAGACGAAGTCGAACGGCGAGGCCTTGCCGTACTTCTCGCCGACACCGGCCTGGAGGTCCTTGAGGAGCTCGGGACGCAGTACGACGTTGCCCGGCTTGTAGACGCCGTGCACGTTGCCGAAGGAGGCGGCCAGCAGGTAGCGGCCCTTCTCGCCCAGGC is part of the Streptomyces subrutilus genome and encodes:
- the kynU gene encoding kynureninase, with the translated sequence MSDTTPAPTPQPADLADRAAALDAADDLAELRERFTLPEGVVYLDGNSLGALPAGVAATTADVVARQWGELLIRSWDESDWWTAPERIGDKIAPLIGAAAGQVVVGDSTSVNLFKALVGAARLAEPGRTRLLVDAATFPTDGYIAASAARMTGLEVVPVDPSAARAIGEDTAVVLLNHVDYRSGRLHDLPALTAAARAAGAVTVWDLCHSAGALPVGLDEHGVDLAVGCTYKYLNGGPGAPAYLYIADRHQAAFDSPLPGWNGHADPFAMTPEFAPADGARRGRVGTPDILSMLALEAALDVWDGVSVEAVRAKSLALTDFFLACVAAYVPRGRVEPVTPAEHAHRGSQVSLRTENAREVMGELIARGVIGDFRAPDVLRFGFTPLYVGFADAERAARTLGHIFG
- a CDS encoding tryptophan 2,3-dioxygenase family protein; this translates as MSNTLDASGAGSDTPNLDFAGTTPYEDYVQADVLTHLQHLRSDDPGEMVFLVTTQVMELWFTVIVHEWETAAKALREDRVPVAMDALKRSLRELEALNASWRPLAQLTPGQFNSYRSALGEGSGFQSAMYRRMEFLLGEKSASMLVPHRGAPRVHAELEKALHEPSLYDEVLRLLARRGLPVPGEVLDRDLSQRYEPSAQVEAVWTGLYATPDEHLDLHRLGEVLTDVAELVWRWRNDHLVATRRAMGAKTGTGGSAGVTWLEKRASKNVFPELWTARSHV
- a CDS encoding DUF3151 domain-containing protein; its protein translation is MSIHQNLLGGPAPTHLPDEPGREALASGTPAVEVAAAHPTSSLAWATLADEAFAAGRTVESYAYARTGYHRGLDALRRAGWKGHGPVPWEHEPNRGFLRALNALARAAEAIGEKDEYERCSTFLRDSSQTAADALQA